CGAGATAACCAAGATAGACCTGCCAGTGCCCCGTCAAGAGTGAACATGGTCGAGCCGCCGAGTCGGAAGCAGACTGAGCCTTGACTCCGCAAACCTTGACCAACGCCCGATAGCCGAGCACTCACAGACTCTTCCTGTGTGGTAGTGTCATTTGAAACGACGCAGACACCGAAGACTCGGCCATCTGAAGCTTCAGCAGACCGCATTAAGTGGTCTCAGTCCCATTCCCGGGTATTGACGAGTCTGCTGTGTAGGCACCATTCAAATGACAGTGAATCGCGAGTCGGCTGGGGAGTGGTACCACATCAACCGGACACGAAGGCCCGACGCCGAGTCCGCTGTGCACAGGCGCGTTCAATCGCTGATTGTGCCGTGATGCGTCGGACGGACTTAGTACATCTCTTGGTGGCCATCACCGGCGAGGAACATACCCGTCCTCATGATGTACTCTCGATACTGGTCCCCAAATCGCTCATTCATGACTGACTCCTCATACTTGGCAATCATGTACCAGAAGCCGATGCAAAGGCACACCGTCAGCAGAATTGTCATGCTCCGAAACAGAAAGAGGTAGGCAAGATTCATGTAAATGACGGCCGCTATCGTAGGGTGGCGAATCTTCGAGAATATGCCGCGTCGCTCTATTTGTCGCACGCGGGAGGGTGAAGTCCAAGCTGCAGGATACTCATGCGCGCGGCCCAGATATCTGACAAATCTGCTCGCCAGCCAAATACCAATCAGAATCGACACGAAGTCAAGGAAGCTTGTCCCATGACTGCGAGTGCTGAGAGCTGCTGGCAAGAGTATTATGAAGTTCGCTATCACAGCGGCTGATCGCAAGACCGTATAGGGCCCGAATTCATCGGAGTGTTGGTCCTCGCTCATAATCACCCCTCACGCTACTGAGAGACTGAATGCAGATAAACTTCCCGCATCGGAGGAGTCTGTTGGAGAGTCCATGTGAAGAGTCGCTGATTAGGACTGTGGAATCGAGGTGATGTAGACTATTCTTGGCCGCCCCGTTCCATGAAGATGGCGTCTTAGCGAAGACATATCTGTACCTACGGCAGGACGCCACTCCACCGTATGGAGCCGTACTTCAATGTTCGATGAACTAGAGTTCTGTGTTGCCAAAGGCGACTCGCTAGGAGCCAGCTTTGTCGAGGCAAGATACGAAGACCTGTCACTTCGCACACTGCAGCGTTCGG
This genomic window from Candidatus Thorarchaeota archaeon contains:
- a CDS encoding isoprenylcysteine carboxylmethyltransferase family protein, which gives rise to MSEDQHSDEFGPYTVLRSAAVIANFIILLPAALSTRSHGTSFLDFVSILIGIWLASRFVRYLGRAHEYPAAWTSPSRVRQIERRGIFSKIRHPTIAAVIYMNLAYLFLFRSMTILLTVCLCIGFWYMIAKYEESVMNERFGDQYREYIMRTGMFLAGDGHQEMY